In a genomic window of Zingiber officinale cultivar Zhangliang chromosome 9B, Zo_v1.1, whole genome shotgun sequence:
- the LOC122023348 gene encoding protein FEZ-like: MGADQVRRSGPIFQVRKLAKTGEKEWYFYCPRDRKYRNSTRPNRVTGAGFWKATGTDRPIYSSDQNKCIGLKKSLVFYRGRAAKGVKTDWMMHEFRLPATSSLVSLHHHHSATSLFKDSLAICRILKKTNSVAQRAVSHSNWVSSEAMTTTPPDFHRLLPLPNSTHGHHHAVVPFVSDHIMTQPPTPSHLISCTNARFSSQSAGMLIGQQDRSAFLLIGQQTDQQEVICVRWSWVLLLERRNARA; this comes from the exons ATGGGGGCCGATCAGGTGAGGAGAAGCGGGCCGATCTTCCAAGTAAGaa AGCTTGCAAAAACCGGAGAGAAAGAATGGTACTTCTACTGCCCGAGAGATAGAAAGTACAGGAACAGCACAAGGCCAAATAGAGTGACCGGGGCTGGGTTTTGGAAGGCCACAGGCACAGATAGACCCATCTACTCCTCTGACCAAAACAAGTGCATCGGCCTCAAGAAGTCCCTCGTCTTCTACAGAGGCCGGGCCGCGAAAGGCGTCAAGACTGACTGGATGATGCATGAGTTCAGACTCCCAGCTACTTCCTCTCTAGTCTCTCTTCATCACCATCACTCGGCCACCTCCCTCTTCAAG GATTCATTGGCCATCTGTAGGATCCTCAAGAAGACCAACTCGGTGGCGCAGAGAGCTGTCTCCCACTCCAACTGGGTCTCCTCTGAAGCAATGACGACGACTCCGCCGGACTTCCACCGCCTCCTACCCCTTCCAAACTCCACCCATGGCCATCACCACGCTGTCGTCCCCTTCGTCTCCGACCACATCATGACCCAGCCTCCAACACCCTCACACTTGATCAGTTGCACCAACGCCCGCTTCTCCTCTCAGTCTGCTGGAATGCTGATCGGTCAGCAAGACCGATCAgcattcctgctgatcggtcaacagaccgatcagcaggaagtgATATGTGTGCGTTGGAGTTGGGTTTTATTACTGGAGCGGAGAAACGCACGTGCTTAG
- the LOC122025667 gene encoding ATP synthase gamma chain 1, chloroplastic-like, translating to MACSNFTPLWGSSKLSSPSRLALQAPRSPRPSSSTIVCSLRDLRDRIGSVKNTQKITEAMKLVAAAKVRRAQEAVVSGRPFSETLVEVLYNINEQLQTEDVDVPLTRVRPVRKIALVVVTGDRGLCGAYNNAIIRKAEQRMAELSVLGIEYTLISVGKKGNVYFQRRPHIPVDRFLEAGNQPTAKEAQAIADDVFSLFVSEEVDKVELLYTKFVSLVKSDPVIHTLLPLSPKGEICDVNGVCVDAAEDELFRLTTKEGKLTVERDVVRTPTPAFSPILQFEQDPVQILDALLPLYLNSQILRALQESLASELAARMTAMSNATDNAVELKKTLSILYNRQRQAKITGEILEIVAGADALV from the coding sequence ATGGCTTGCTCCAATTTCACTCCACTCTGGGGCTCCTCCAAGCTCTCGTCCCCCTCCCGTCTCGCCCTGCAGGCTCCCCGCTCGCCCCGCCCGTCGTCGTCCACCATCGTCTGCAGCCTCCGCGACCTCCGCGACCGCATCGGCTCGGTCAAGAACACGCAGAAGATCACCGAGGCGATGAAGCTGGTGGCCGCGGCGAAGGTGCGGCGCGCGCAGGAGGCGGTGGTGAGCGGGCGCCCCTTCTCGGAGACGCTGGTGGAGGTTCTCTACAACATCAACGAGCAGCTGCAGACGGAGGACGTGGACGTGCCGCTGACCCGCGTGCGCCCCGTGCGCAAGATCGCGCTGGTGGTGGTCACCGGCGACCGCGGCCTCTGCGGGGCCTACAACAACGCCATCATCCGGAAGGCAGAGCAGCGCATGGCGGAGCTCTCTGTTCTGGGGATCGAATACACGCTCATCAGCGTGGGGAAGAAGGGCAACGTCTACTTCCAACGACGGCCCCACATCCCGGTCGACCGATTCCTGGAAGCCGGCAACCAGCCCACCGCTAAGGAGGCGCAAGCCATCGCCGACGACGTCTTCTCCCTGTTCGTCAGCGAGGAGGTCGACAAGGTGGAGCTGCTCTACACCAAGTTCGTGTCGCTGGTGAAGTCCGATCCGGTGATCCACACGCTGCTGCCGCTGTCGCCCAAGGGCGAGATCTGCGACGTGAACGGCGTGTGCGTGGACGCGGCCGAGGACGAGCTGTTCCGGCTCACCACCAAGGAGGGGAAGCTGACGGTGGAGCGCGACGTGGTGCGCACGCCGACGCCGGCCTTCTCCCCCATCCTGCAGTTCGAGCAGGACCCGGTGCAGATCCTCGACGCCCTGCTGCCGCTGTACCTCAACAGTCAGATCCTGCGCGCGCTGCAGGAGTCGCTGGCCAGCGAGCTCGCCGCCCGGATGACCGCCATGAGCAACGCCACCGACAACGCCGTCGAGCTCAAGAAGACGCTCTCCATCCTCTACAACCGGCAGCGGCAAGCCAAGATCACCGGCGAGATCTTGGAGATCGTCGCAGGGGCAGATGCTCTGGTGTAG